The Panicum virgatum strain AP13 chromosome 5K, P.virgatum_v5, whole genome shotgun sequence genome has a window encoding:
- the LOC120705473 gene encoding NDR1/HIN1-like protein 6 isoform X2 — protein sequence MHLQKQLPPRRGEAPAPAAVPPGHYAAAGQPFFRPPPPSDPPGAGHNRAPPPERPSPRPPYAERPLPRSSSDHPAPTAPGRGPPQHAYPAAAEHPLRRPTRKRSSSALASCLAATAFLVLSAGGAGAALFLLFRPRPPDIAVAAVRLPSFAAANGTVAFTFQQTASVRNPNRSPLAHFHSSLRVAYAGGELGSVYIPAGLIDGGRTKDMSATFDVPAIPVAQQQQQPQPVAIEVESLLVVNGRVKMLRLLTHRVQAAKVCRVALSPLDGRVLGFRC from the exons ATGCACCTGCAGAAGCAGCTGCCCCCACGCCGCGGCGaagcccccgcccccgccgccgtgccaccGGGCCACTACGCGGCCGCGGGTCAGCCCTTCTtcaggccgccgcccccgagTGACCCACCGGGGGCGGGGCACaaccgcgcgccaccgccggagcGCCCCTCGCCCAGGCCGCCCTATGCAGAGCGCCCCCTGCCGAGGTCGTCCTCCGACCACCCCGCGCCCACCgcgcccggcagggggcctcCGCAGCACGCGTACCCGGCAGCAGCAGAGCACCCCCTGCGGCGGCCCACCAGGAAGAGGTCGTCCTCCGCGCTGGCGTCGTGCCTGGCCGCGACGGCGTTCCTGGTGctgtcggcgggcggcgcgggcgcggcgctgTTCCTGCTGTTCCGGCCGCGGCCCCCCGAcatcgcggtggcggcggtgcgcctgccctccttcgccgccgccaacggcaCCGTCGCCTTCACCTTCCAGCAGACGGCGTCGGTGCGCAACCCCAACCGCTCCCCGCTCGCGCACTTCCACAGCTCGCTCCGCGTCGCCTACGCCGGCGGGGAGCTCGGCTCCGTCTACATCCCAGCGGGCCTCATCGACGGGGGGCGCACCAAGGACATGTCCGCAACCTTCGACGTCCCGGCCATCCCCGtcgcacagcagcagcagcagccgcag ccggTGGCCATCGAGGTGGAGTCGCTGCTGGTTGTCAATGGAAGGGTGAAGATGCTGCGCTTGCTCACGCACCGGGTGCAGGCGGCCAAGGTCTGCCGCGTCGCCCTCTCGCCCCTCGACGGCAGGGTGCTCGGATTCCGATGCTGA
- the LOC120705469 gene encoding protein DEFECTIVE IN MERISTEM SILENCING 3-like isoform X2 — MEEKLKSLGLKVNQHDENLRFLKSEINVIEEVCVDLAIKLGNYHTSATAVATNDTSTEEAEQRTIRSILDQDKTAAAIVCQLKVRYHERTSHMPLMKDILGFIATLGKVNDDNLSRVLAEYLGMDNMLALVCKTYDGVKGLEKYDKDGIIDKSSGVHGLGCSVGKFLDGRFTVFCLENLRPFSGDVNIDDPQRKLILHRPRLPGGESPPGFLDFAVNMIHLDRVHLSCLTPSGHGLRETLFYNLFSHLQVYKARADIQCALPLINDGAVSLDGGILKPNGSFCLGYSKNLEVKFPVSLEVSSSPENIVEMEEQVKLKKWEKERLLEDMKREEDLLKQVKELYSKKKQELMDYLTHPSLTQMRCDSPTIRSPATPGSNPFGAKSSHKRQS, encoded by the exons ATGGAGGAGAAGCTCAAGAGTCTGGGCCTCAAAGTCAACCAACATGATGAGAACTTAAGGTTCCTCAAGTCCGAAATCAATGTCATAGAAGAGGTCTGCGTCGACCTGGCAA TTAAACTCGGGAATTATCATACATCCGCCACTGCTGTTGCGACTAATGATACTTCtactgaagaggctgaacagcgTACTATTCGAAGTATACTTGATCAGGACAAGACAGCAGCTGCCATTGTATGCCAGCTGAAGGTCCGTTATCACGAGCGCACATCACATATGCCACTGATGAAAGATATCCTTGGTTTTATCGCGACTTTGGGAAAAGTAAATGATGATAACCTTAGCAG GGTACTCGCAGAGTACTTGGGAATGGATAATATGCTAGCTCTTGTCTGCAAGACTTATGATGGTGTCAAGGGTCTTGAAAAATACGACAAGGATGGCATCATTGATAAGAGCAGTGGCGTACATGGACTAGGTTGCTCTGTAGGAAAATTTCTCGATGGAAGGTTCACTGTCTTTTGCCTTGAAAATTTGAG GCCATTTTCTGGTGATGTTAACATTGATGATCCGCAGAGAAAACTTATTTTGCATAGACCTAGGTTGCCTGGTGGGGAGTCTCCTCCTGGTTTTCTGGATTTTGCAGTAAATATGATTCATCTGGACCGAGTACACTTGAGTTGCCTCACACCCAGTGGTCATGGTCTTCGGGAAACTTTGTTTTACAATCTGTTTTCTCATTTACAAGTTTATAAGGCAAGAGCCGACATTCAATGTGCTCTTCCTCTGATAAATGATGGTGCTGTTTCTCTAGATGGTGGTATACTGAAGCCCAATGGCTCATTTTGCCTTGGCTATAG CAAAAATCTTGAAGTAAAGTTTCCTGTAAGCCTTGAGGTTTCAAGTTCACCTGAAAATATCGTTGAAATGGAGGAGCAAGTTAAACTTAAGAAATGGGAGAAGGAAAGGCTTCTTGAAGATATGAAAAGGGAAGAAGATTTGCTGAAGCAAGTTAAGGAATTATACAGCAAGAAGAAGCAAGAGCTCATGGATTATCTCACTCACCCATCCTTGACACAG ATGCGGTGTGATTCGCCAACAATTCGTTCACCAGCAACTCCGGGAAGTAATCCATTTGGAGCCAAATCCTCCCACAAGCGCCAATCTTAA
- the LOC120705470 gene encoding uncharacterized protein LOC120705470 isoform X1 has protein sequence MAAATVWLLQRPSPALHNSLSLPSSQHPSSSASPPLHKKPKDLLLCCASSGASSSVVAKEQEEAATAPPEEGSESPLLSYKDDPNFRGCRGCGRDELERGCNGEGRIQGGIAAVPGFGWWPIKAYRPCPGFVASGGRYRRQGQSMDDVASGRGKKISPPKKKIDKYVIQPKELQS, from the exons ATGGCCGCAGCCACCGTCTGGCTGCTGCAGCGTCCTTCCCCTGCTCTCCacaactccctctccctcccaagcagccaACATCCTTCCTCCTCTGCATCTCCTCCATTGCACAAGAAGCCAAAGGATCTTCTCCTCTGCTGCGCTTCGTCGGGCGCCTCGTCTTCTGTGGTGgccaaggagcaagaggaggcagCCACTGCTCCTCCGGAAGAAGGATCTGAGTCTCCACTTCTTAGCTACAAAGATGACCCCAACTTCAG GGGCTGCAGGGGCTGCGGCAGGGACGAGCTTGAGAGGGGCTGCAATGGCGAGGGGCGGATCCAAGGGGGAATAGCCGCCGTCCCGGGCTTCGGCTGGTGGCCCATCAAGGCCTACCGGCCATGCCCCGGCTTCGTCGCCTCCGGCGGCCGCTACCGGCGCCAGGGCCAAAGCATGGACGACGTCGCATCCGGCAGGGGAAAGAAAATCTCCCCGCCCAAAAAGAAGAT TGACAAATACGTAATCCAGCCCAAGGAACTGCAGTCTTGA
- the LOC120705473 gene encoding NDR1/HIN1-like protein 6 isoform X1 — MHLQKQLPPRRGEAPAPAAVPPGHYAAAGQPFFRPPPPSDPPGAGHNRAPPPERPSPRPPYAERPLPRSSSDHPAPTAPGRGPPQHAYPAAAEHPLRRPTRKRSSSALASCLAATAFLVLSAGGAGAALFLLFRPRPPDIAVAAVRLPSFAAANGTVAFTFQQTASVRNPNRSPLAHFHSSLRVAYAGGELGSVYIPAGLIDGGRTKDMSATFDVPAIPVAQQQQQQQPQPVAIEVESLLVVNGRVKMLRLLTHRVQAAKVCRVALSPLDGRVLGFRC, encoded by the exons ATGCACCTGCAGAAGCAGCTGCCCCCACGCCGCGGCGaagcccccgcccccgccgccgtgccaccGGGCCACTACGCGGCCGCGGGTCAGCCCTTCTtcaggccgccgcccccgagTGACCCACCGGGGGCGGGGCACaaccgcgcgccaccgccggagcGCCCCTCGCCCAGGCCGCCCTATGCAGAGCGCCCCCTGCCGAGGTCGTCCTCCGACCACCCCGCGCCCACCgcgcccggcagggggcctcCGCAGCACGCGTACCCGGCAGCAGCAGAGCACCCCCTGCGGCGGCCCACCAGGAAGAGGTCGTCCTCCGCGCTGGCGTCGTGCCTGGCCGCGACGGCGTTCCTGGTGctgtcggcgggcggcgcgggcgcggcgctgTTCCTGCTGTTCCGGCCGCGGCCCCCCGAcatcgcggtggcggcggtgcgcctgccctccttcgccgccgccaacggcaCCGTCGCCTTCACCTTCCAGCAGACGGCGTCGGTGCGCAACCCCAACCGCTCCCCGCTCGCGCACTTCCACAGCTCGCTCCGCGTCGCCTACGCCGGCGGGGAGCTCGGCTCCGTCTACATCCCAGCGGGCCTCATCGACGGGGGGCGCACCAAGGACATGTCCGCAACCTTCGACGTCCCGGCCATCCCCGtcgcaca gcagcagcagcagcagcagccgcagccggTGGCCATCGAGGTGGAGTCGCTGCTGGTTGTCAATGGAAGGGTGAAGATGCTGCGCTTGCTCACGCACCGGGTGCAGGCGGCCAAGGTCTGCCGCGTCGCCCTCTCGCCCCTCGACGGCAGGGTGCTCGGATTCCGATGCTGA
- the LOC120705472 gene encoding E3 ubiquitin-protein ligase SINAT5-like yields the protein MDVGSVDCVSLPDAAAPAADDAGRGLGTLLAAARASYPKVATAGGVHELLECPVCTNSMFPPIHQCQNGHTLCSTCKARVHNRCPTCRQELGDIRCLALEKVAESLELPCKYYSLGCQEIFPYYSKIKHEAQCNFRPYNCPYAGSECAAAGDIPYLVSHLRDDHKVDMHSGCTFNHRYVKSNPREVENATWMLTVFHCFGQYFCLHFEAFQLGMAPVYMAFLRFMGDENEAKNYSYSLEVGANGRKMIWEGTPRSVRDSHRKVRDSHDGLIIQRNMALFFSGGDRKELKLRITGRIWKEQQTPDGACIPNLCS from the exons ATGGACGTGGGCAGCGTCGACTGCGTCTCGctgcccgacgccgccgcccccgcggccgacgatgccggccgcggcctcggcacgctcctcgccgccgcccgggcctCCTACCCCAAggtcgccaccgccggcggcgtgcaCGAGCTGCTCGAGTGCCCCGTCTGCACCAACTCCATGTTCCCGCCCATCCACCAG TGCCAAAATGGGCATACGTTGTGTTCCACATGCAAGGCTAGAGTGCACAATCGTTGCCCTACATGCAGACAAGAGCTTGGTGATATCAGGTGTTTGGCACTGGAGAAAGTAGCTGAGTCGCTTGAACTTCCCTGCAAGTACTACTCCTTGGGATGCCAAGAAATCTTTCCATACTACAGCAAGATAAAACATGAAGCACAATGCAACTTCAGACCGTATAATTGCCCCTATGCTGGGTCCGagtgtgctgctgctggtgaCATCCCATATCTTGTTTCCCATTTGAGAGATGATCACAAAGTTGATATGCATAGCGGTTGCACATTCAACCACAGATATGTGAAATCGAACCCGCGAGAAGTGGAAAACGCCACCTGGATGCTGACA GTGTTTCACTGCTTCGGGCAGTACTTCTGCCTGCACTTTGAGGCCTTCCAGCTTGGGATGGCACCAGTATACATGGCCTTCCTTCGTTTCATGGGAGACGAGAACGAGGCGAAGAACTACAGCTACAGCCTTGAGGTGGGCGCCAATGGCAGGAAGATGATTTGGGAGGGCACCCCCAGGAGCGTCCGCGACAGCCACCGGAAGGTGCGGGACAGCCATGACGGCCTCATCATCCAGAGGAACATGGCGCTGTTCTTCTCAGGTGGTGATAGGAAGGAGCTGAAGCTCAGGATCACCGGTCGGATCTGGAAAGAGCAGCAGACCCCGGATGGTGCCTGTATACCCAATCTGTGTAGCTAA
- the LOC120705468 gene encoding 50S ribosomal protein 5, chloroplastic-like: MALLLSPTVSFLSSPSAPRSPSLSAAAANVSYPAPRLQCKGLSSQQNPLNVIAPCASLAEKRLVLVHAAAEGAEADAGQPEEPKPVTKIEEMPLESKQKMIMEQRARMKLAKKLRQRRKRLVRKRRLRKKGRWPPSEMKKLKNV; the protein is encoded by the exons atgGCGCTCCTCCTCTCCCCGACCGTCTCCTTCCTCTCTTCCCCCTCCGCTCCACGGTCCCCAAGtctctctgccgccgccgccaatgtATCCTACCCCG CCCCAAGGCTGCAATGTAAGGGCCTCTCGTCCCAACAGAACCCTCTGAATGTCATTGCTCCTTGTGCTTCTTTGGCCGAGAAGAGGCTGGTTCTTGTTCACGCCGCCGCAGAGGGTGCTGAGGCTGACGCAGGGCAGCCAGAAGAGCCGAAACCTGTGACTAAGATTGAGGAAATGCCGCTCGAGTCAAAGCAGAAGATGATCATGGAGCAGAGGGCGCGGATGAAGCTCGCCAAGAAACTGAGGCAACGGCGCAAGCGGCTTGTCCGCAAGAGGAGGCTCAGGAAGAAGGGCAGATGGCCACCGTCCGAGATGAAGAAGCTCAAGAATGTGTGA
- the LOC120705469 gene encoding protein DEFECTIVE IN MERISTEM SILENCING 3-like isoform X1 — MASPPLPSQIVEFNCKVMEEKLKSLGLKVNQHDENLRFLKSEINVIEEVCVDLAIKLGNYHTSATAVATNDTSTEEAEQRTIRSILDQDKTAAAIVCQLKVRYHERTSHMPLMKDILGFIATLGKVNDDNLSRVLAEYLGMDNMLALVCKTYDGVKGLEKYDKDGIIDKSSGVHGLGCSVGKFLDGRFTVFCLENLRPFSGDVNIDDPQRKLILHRPRLPGGESPPGFLDFAVNMIHLDRVHLSCLTPSGHGLRETLFYNLFSHLQVYKARADIQCALPLINDGAVSLDGGILKPNGSFCLGYSKNLEVKFPVSLEVSSSPENIVEMEEQVKLKKWEKERLLEDMKREEDLLKQVKELYSKKKQELMDYLTHPSLTQMRCDSPTIRSPATPGSNPFGAKSSHKRQS, encoded by the exons ATGGCGTCGCCGCCGCTTCCGTCGCAGATTGTGGAGTTCAACTGCAAG GTGATGGAGGAGAAGCTCAAGAGTCTGGGCCTCAAAGTCAACCAACATGATGAGAACTTAAGGTTCCTCAAGTCCGAAATCAATGTCATAGAAGAGGTCTGCGTCGACCTGGCAA TTAAACTCGGGAATTATCATACATCCGCCACTGCTGTTGCGACTAATGATACTTCtactgaagaggctgaacagcgTACTATTCGAAGTATACTTGATCAGGACAAGACAGCAGCTGCCATTGTATGCCAGCTGAAGGTCCGTTATCACGAGCGCACATCACATATGCCACTGATGAAAGATATCCTTGGTTTTATCGCGACTTTGGGAAAAGTAAATGATGATAACCTTAGCAG GGTACTCGCAGAGTACTTGGGAATGGATAATATGCTAGCTCTTGTCTGCAAGACTTATGATGGTGTCAAGGGTCTTGAAAAATACGACAAGGATGGCATCATTGATAAGAGCAGTGGCGTACATGGACTAGGTTGCTCTGTAGGAAAATTTCTCGATGGAAGGTTCACTGTCTTTTGCCTTGAAAATTTGAG GCCATTTTCTGGTGATGTTAACATTGATGATCCGCAGAGAAAACTTATTTTGCATAGACCTAGGTTGCCTGGTGGGGAGTCTCCTCCTGGTTTTCTGGATTTTGCAGTAAATATGATTCATCTGGACCGAGTACACTTGAGTTGCCTCACACCCAGTGGTCATGGTCTTCGGGAAACTTTGTTTTACAATCTGTTTTCTCATTTACAAGTTTATAAGGCAAGAGCCGACATTCAATGTGCTCTTCCTCTGATAAATGATGGTGCTGTTTCTCTAGATGGTGGTATACTGAAGCCCAATGGCTCATTTTGCCTTGGCTATAG CAAAAATCTTGAAGTAAAGTTTCCTGTAAGCCTTGAGGTTTCAAGTTCACCTGAAAATATCGTTGAAATGGAGGAGCAAGTTAAACTTAAGAAATGGGAGAAGGAAAGGCTTCTTGAAGATATGAAAAGGGAAGAAGATTTGCTGAAGCAAGTTAAGGAATTATACAGCAAGAAGAAGCAAGAGCTCATGGATTATCTCACTCACCCATCCTTGACACAG ATGCGGTGTGATTCGCCAACAATTCGTTCACCAGCAACTCCGGGAAGTAATCCATTTGGAGCCAAATCCTCCCACAAGCGCCAATCTTAA
- the LOC120705470 gene encoding uncharacterized protein LOC120705470 isoform X2 yields MAAATVWLLQRPSPALHNSLSLPSSQHPSSSASPPLHKKPKDLLLCCASSGASSSVVAKEQEEAATAPPEEGSESPLLSYKDDPNFRGCRGCGRDELERGCNGEGRIQGGIAAVPGFGWWPIKAYRPCPGFVASGGRYRRQGQSMDDVASGRGKKISPPKKKM; encoded by the exons ATGGCCGCAGCCACCGTCTGGCTGCTGCAGCGTCCTTCCCCTGCTCTCCacaactccctctccctcccaagcagccaACATCCTTCCTCCTCTGCATCTCCTCCATTGCACAAGAAGCCAAAGGATCTTCTCCTCTGCTGCGCTTCGTCGGGCGCCTCGTCTTCTGTGGTGgccaaggagcaagaggaggcagCCACTGCTCCTCCGGAAGAAGGATCTGAGTCTCCACTTCTTAGCTACAAAGATGACCCCAACTTCAG GGGCTGCAGGGGCTGCGGCAGGGACGAGCTTGAGAGGGGCTGCAATGGCGAGGGGCGGATCCAAGGGGGAATAGCCGCCGTCCCGGGCTTCGGCTGGTGGCCCATCAAGGCCTACCGGCCATGCCCCGGCTTCGTCGCCTCCGGCGGCCGCTACCGGCGCCAGGGCCAAAGCATGGACGACGTCGCATCCGGCAGGGGAAAGAAAATCTCCCCGCCCAAAAAGAAGATGTAA
- the LOC120705474 gene encoding 25.3 kDa vesicle transport protein, translated as MVKLTMIARVTDGLPLSEGLDDGRDLKDADFYKQQAKQLFKNLSKGQHEASRMSIETGPYLFHYIIEGRVCYLTLCDRSYPKKLAFQYLEDLKNEFERVNGSQIETAARPYAFIKFDAFIQKTKKLYLDTRTQRNLAKLNDELYEVHQIMTRNVQEVLGVGEKLDQVSEMSSRLTSDTRIYAEKAKDLNRQALIRKYAPVAIVIGIVLMLFWVKNKIW; from the exons ATGGTGAAGCTGACAATGATAGCACGTGTCACTGATGGCCTTCCACTGTCGGAGGGACTAGATGATGGTCGGGATCTGAAGGATGCTGATTTCTACAAGCAGCAAGCAAAACAATTGTTCAAAAACTTGTCAAAAGGGCAGCACGAAGCATCGAGGATGTCAATCGAGACTGGACCATACCTTTTCCA CTACATCATTGAAGGCCGTGTGTGCTATTTGACACTGTGTGACCGTTCTTATCCCAAGAAACTTGCATTCCAGTATCTCGAAGACCTCAAAAATGAATTTGAGAGGGTCAATGGCAGCCAAATTGAAACTGCTGCAAGGCCATATGCATTTATTAAATTTG ATGCATTCATACAGAAGACCAAGAAACTGTATTTGGATACCAGAACACAAAGGAACCTTGCCAAGCTTAATGATGAGCTCTACGAGGTGCACCAGATTATGACTCGCAATGTTCAAGAAGTTCTTGGTGTCGGTGAAAAACTAGACC AGGTGAGCGAAATGTCCAGTAGGTTGACCTCTGATACTAGAATCTATGCAGAGAAGGCGAAAGATCTCAATCGCCAG GCCTTAATTCGTAAGTATGCCCCTGTTGCCATTGTGATTGGGATAGTACTGATGCTCTTTTGGGTGAAGAACAAGATATGGTGA
- the LOC120705467 gene encoding heme-binding protein 2-like: MALPLPLLLVALLLPAARGAETPQYTTVHAESDFEVRLYRDTVWMSAPAPDIPSFHTATKLGFHRLFQYLMGANLNSSRIRMTTPVLTSVVPGAGPLHSSAYFVRLYLPVKFQASPPVPLPELNLHPDRWPGHCIAVRSFSGYARDNNVVEEAEKLAMSLSRSPWANSTKYPSKNAYSIAQYSSPFRFIGRVNEVWFDVDCKSTGVETY; the protein is encoded by the exons ATGGCGCTCCCGCTGCCCCTCCTCCTAGTCGCGCTGCTCCTGCCGGCCGCCCGCGGAGCGGAGACGCCGCAGTACACGACGGTGCACGCGGAGTCGGACTTCGAAGTGCGGCTCTACCGCGACACCGTCTGGATGTCCGCCCCTGCCCCCGACATCCCCTCCTTCCACACCGCCACCAAGCTCGGCTTCCACCG ATTGTTCCAATACTTGATGGGCGCAAACCTCAACTCTTCCAGGATCAGAATGACCACCCCTGTTCTTACAAGTGTGGTTCCAGGTGCAGGGCCCCTGCATTCTTCAGCCTACTTTGTCCGTCTCTACTTACCAGTAAAGTTCCAGGCTTCCCCTCCTGTTCCTCTCCCAGAACTGAACCTCCACCCGGACAGATGGCCAGGCCACTGCATTGCAGTGAGGAGCTTCTCAGGTTATGCACGAGACAACAACGTGGTTGAGGAAGCTGAGAAGCTTGCTATGAGCTTGAGCCGGTCGCCCTGGGCTAACTCCACAAAGTACCCTAGCAAGAATGCGTACTCGATTGCACAGTACAGCAGTCCATTCCGCTTCATCGGCCGTGTCAATGAGGTGTGGTTTGATGTCGACTGCAAGTCTACTGGCGTGGAGACGTACTGA